A genomic window from Pyricularia oryzae 70-15 chromosome 7, whole genome shotgun sequence includes:
- a CDS encoding sorting nexin-3, with amino-acid sequence MSTTSPPKSPTSPTQAAADRLHRPILQSMPDNRQQSFDEIYGPPENFLEIEVRNPRTHGIGRHMYTDYEIVCRTNIPAFKLRQSTVHRRYSDFEYFRDILERESARVTIPPLPGKVFTNRFSDDVIEGRRAGLEKFLRIVVGHPLLQTGSKVLAAFVQDPNWDRNAW; translated from the exons ATGTCGACCACATCCCCTCCCAAATCCCCAACCTCGCCTAcccaggcggcggcggatcgTCTGCACCGGCCGATCCTGCAGTCAATGCCCGACAACCGACAACAGTCCTTTGACGAGATCTACGGCCCGCCCGAGAACTTTCTCGAGATCGAGGTGCGCAACCCGCGCACCCACGGCATCGGCCGCCACATGTACACCGACTACGAGATCGTCTGCCGGACCAACATCCCGGCCTTCAAGCTGCGCCAGAGTACCGTCCATCGCCGGTACTCGGACTTTGAGTACTTTCGCGACATACTCGAGCGCGAGTCGGCCCGTGTCACCATCCCGCCCCTGCCCGGCAAGGTCTTTACCAACCGCTTCAGCGACGACGTCATCGAGGGCAGGAGGGCCGGGCTCGAGAAGTTTCTGAGGATCGTCGTCGGCCACCCGTTGCTGCAGACCGGCAGCAAGGTGCTGGCTGCGTTTGTACAAG ATCCCAACTGGGATCGCAACGCCTGGTGA
- a CDS encoding cytoskeleton assembly control protein Sla2: MATIRSLDHAKSETELSINVKKATNTDETAPKRKHVRSCIVFTWDHKSSQSFWGAMKVQPILADEVQTFKALITIHKVLQEGHPSTLREAMANRSWIDSLSRGMAGEGVRGYGPLIQEYVSFLLSKLSFHQQHPEFNGTFEYEEYVSLKVINDPNEGYEAITDLMTLQDRIDQFQKLIFSHFRNVGNNECRISALVPLVQETYGIYKFITSMLRAMHSTTGDDEALEPLRERYNAQHYRLVKFYYECSNLRYLTSLITIPKLPQDPPNLLAEDENSPALPARPKQEIERQPTPPPQPKNEEPGVINDFWSNQLEEQNREYEAQQRALEERQRQQMLAQEQAQMLAQQQFEQQQRALAEQQQREHQALLEQQARMATQGRLAELEQENLRARAQYEQDQLMLQQYDQRVKALEGELQHIQSSLGQQMNSKDDQIRALQEQLNTWRSKYEALAKLYSQLRHEHLDLLQKFKSVQLKAASAQEAIEKREKLEREIKTKNLELADMIRERDRALHDKDRLSGSQKDEVEKLKRELRMANDRADNLERSKGNELSTMLSKYNREMADLEEALRNKSRALEEAQDKLRDGGSDLEQLLREKEEELEVYKAGMDQTLIELNDLRQNQGETDHALDGQIDALIMSNLDKINDIIDSVLQAGVQRVDDAVYELDSTMQAGNQNASPTYVLSTIEKASSSAMEFATAFNNFIADGPNSTHSELIKSVNIFASALADVCNNTKGITRLATDDRKTDSLMNGARQSALSTVKFLRGLQSFRLEGMDPIQKTDVVINSNNDVQMNLQKLSKLVETFAPGFGKLKGDLGEIVDNELSKAADAIAAAAARLAKLKNKPRDGYSTYELKVNDSILDAAMAITNAIAQLIKAATATQQEIVQAGRGTSSRTAFYKKNNRWTEGLISAAKAVASSTNTLIETADGVISNRNSPEQLIVASNDVAASTAQLVAASRVKAGFMSKSQEGLETASKAVGAACRALVRQVQALIKEREGEDEKVDYSKLGSHEFKVREMEQQVEILQLENALSAARSRLGEMRKISYQED; encoded by the exons ATGGCAACCATTCGCAGTCTCGATCATGCAAA GTCCGAGACTGAGCTCTCGATCAATGTCAAGAAGGCCACCAACACCGACGAGACGGCACCCAAGCGCAAACATGTCCGCAGCTGCATCGTCTTCACATGGGACCACAAGTCCTCCCAGTCCTTCTGGGGCGCCATGAAGGTCCAGCCCATCCTTGCCGACGAGGTCCAGACCTTCAAGGCCCTCATCACCATACACAAGGTTCTCCAGGAGGGACATCCATCCACCCTCCGCGAGGCTATGGCAAACCGGTCGTGGATCGACAGTTTGAGTCGCGGTATGGCCGGCGAGGGTGTGCGCGGATATGGTCCTTTGATCCAGGAATACGTCAGCTTCCTGCTGTCCAAGCTGTCCTTCCACCAACAACATCCCGAATTCAACGGCACCTTTGAGTACGAGGAGTATGTGAGCTTGAAGGTTATCAACGACCCCAACGAGGGGTATGAGGCCATCACCGACCTCATGACTCTACAGGACAGGATCGACCAATTCCAGAAGCTCATCTTCTCCCACTTCCGTAATGTAGGCAATAATGAGTGCAGGATATCGGCGCTGGTGCCGTTGGTCCAGGAGACCTACGGAATCTACAAGTTCATCACGAGCATGCTCCGAGCCATGCACTCCA CAACCGGCGATGATGAGGCTCTTGAGCCACTTCGGGAGAGGTATAACGCACAACACTATCGTTTAGTTAAGTTCTATTACGAGTGTTCGAATCTGCGTTACTTAACGAGCTTAATCACCATTCCCAAGCTCCCTCAAGACCCTCCAAACCTTCTCGCCGAAGATGAAAACTCTCCGGCACTTCCAGCGAGGCCAAAACAGGAGATTGAGCGGCAGCCGACCCCTCCACCCCAACCAAAGAACGAAGAGCCTGGTGTGATTAATGATTTCTGGAGCAACCAGCTAGAGGAGCAGAACAGGGAGTACGAGGCACAACAGAGAGCGCTTGAGGAACGACAGCGCCAGCAGATGCTGGCCCAGGAGCAAGCTCAGATGCTTGCGCAGCAACAATTTGAACAGCAGCAGAGGGCATTGGCAGAGCAGCAACAGAGAGAACACCAAGCACTTTTGGAACAGCAAGCGCGCATGGCCACCCAGGGACGTCTTGCTGAGCTTGAACAGGAGAACTTGCGTGCCAGGGCTCAGTATGAGCAGGATCAGCTGATGCTTCAGCAATACGACCAGAGAGTGAAAGCCCTAGAGGGAGAGCTGCAGCACATCCAAAGCAGCTTGGGCCAGCAGATGAACAGCAAAGACGATCAGATTCGCGCACTGCAGGAGCAGCTCAACACGTGGCGCTCAAAGTATGAGGCTCTGGCAAAACTTTACTCGCAGCTGCGCCACGAGCACTTGGATCTATTGCAAAAGTTCAAGTCGGTCCAGCTCAAGGCCGCATCTGCTCAGGAGGCTATCGAGAAGAGGGAGAAGCTGGAGCGCGAGATCAAGACCAAGAATTTGGAACTTGCGGATATGATCCGCGAGAGGGACCGAGCTCTGCACGACAAAGACAGGCTTTCGGGCTCTCAGAAGGACGAGGTTGAGAAGCTGAAGCGTGAGCTCCGCATGGCGAACGATCGGGCGGATAACCTCGAGCGCAGCAAGGGCAACGAGCTGTCGACCATGTTATCCAAGTACAACCGTGAAATGGCTGATCTCGAGGAGGCACTGCGTAACAAGTCGCGGGCCCTCGAGGAGGCACAGGATAAGCTGCGCGACGGCGGATCTGACCTTGAACAGCTGCTCCgcgagaaggaggaggagttGGAGGTCTACAAGGCAGGCATGGACCAGACCTTGATTGAGCTCAACGATTTGAGGCAAAACCAGGGCGAGACGGATCATGCGCTCGATGGGCAGATTGATGCTTTGATCATGTCGAACTTGGACAAGATCAACGATATCATCGACTCGGTTTTGCAGGCTGGTGTtcagcgcgtcgacgatgcTGTGTATGAGCTCGACTCAACTATGCAAGCCGGTAACCAGAACGCGTCACCAACATACGTCCTATCTACGATCGAGAAGGCCTCTTCAAGCGCGATGGAGTTTGCCACCGCGTTTAATAACTTTATCGCCGACGGACCCAACAGCACACACTCGGAGCTTATCAAGTCGGTCAACATCTTCGCCAGCGCCCTTGCAGATGTTTGCAACAACACAAAGGGTATAACGCGCCTGGCGACTGACGACAGGAAGACCGATTCACTGATGAATGGTGCACGTCAGTCTGCTCTCTCGACAGTCAAGTTCCTCCGTGGCTTGCAGAGCTTCCGGCTCGAGGGCATGGACCCGATCCAGAAGACAGACGTGGTtatcaacagcaacaacgaTGTTCAGATGAACCTTCAAAAACTGTCCAAGCTGGTCGAGACTTTTGCACCTGGCTTTGGCAAGCTCAAGGGAGATCTTGGCGAGATTGTTGATAATGAGTTGAGCAAGGCAGCGGATGCgattgctgccgctgccgctaggtTGGCCAAGCTGAAGAACAAGCCGAGGGATGGATACAGCACCTACGAGCTTAAGGTTAATGATTCGATTTTGGATGCAGCGATGGCCATCACAAACGCAATTGCACAGCTTATCAAGGCAGCAACGGCGACGCAGCAGGAGATTGTGCAGGCTGGGCGTGGTACTTCAAGTCGGACGGCATTCTACAAGAAGAACAACCGCTGGACCGAGGGTCTTATCTCGGCGGCCAAGGCTGTCGCTTCTTCGACTAACACATTGATTGAGACAGCAGACGGTGTCATCAGCAACAGAAACAGCCCAGAGCAGCTGATTGTTGCTTCCAACGACGTGGCagcctcgacggcacagctCGTGGCCGCGTCCAGGGTCAAGGCCGGTTTCATGTCCAAGAGCCAAGAGGGTCTTGAAACGGCCAGCAAGGCCGTTGGTGCGGCCTGTCGAGCTTTGGTCAGGCAGGTGCAGGCGCTTATCAAGGAGCGGGAGGGAGAGGATGAAAAGGTTGACTACTCCAAGCTGGGGTCGCACGAGTTCAAGGTCCGGGAAATGGAGCAGCAG GTCGAGATTTTGCAGTTGGAGAATGCTCTCAGCGCGGCGAGGTCGAGGCTGGGCGAGATGAGAAAGATTTCGTACCAGGAGGATTAA